CGGACAGCAATAGGCGGccgcccctccacctcctccttctccacactGGGCAGCCCAAAGTGGGCCCTCATCAGGAACTCCTTCCCGCCCTGCAGAGACGGGCATGGCCCTCATGGGGAACCTGAGGTTGCTGATTACTGCAGGcgcacccccccccgcaccaccaccaccacgtgcCTAGGACCAGCCAGCCGACAAAGGGGGTCAATTCAGCTGAGACAGGCAGCAGGGACAGGCCCCAGCCAAGGCTACTtagcaaatcagtggcagaaccaAAGTgataacccaggagtcctggctcccagtttccattctaaccactagactccactgccttcccagagccagggagagaccccaggagtcctgcatcccaaccctccGGCTTTCATTCTGACCACTAGATCTAACTCCCTTCCTGGAGCCAAGGAGAGAAACCAGGCGTCTGGGCACCAACTCACGCCTGCTCTAACCAGTAGACCCCACTACCCTTGCAGGCGGAGAACCCAAGCATCTcgatgccagcccctcccccgtcTCAAAGGGCAGGAGGGCTCACTCACCGGGAAGGACTTGATACTCCAGATGACAACGTTTTTCTCGGGCATGTACTTGGCGCTGCCAATGCTGGTCTTGAACTTGGGGGAGTCGACGTCGCTGGGGACGGGGACCGAGATCTCCACGCCATTGGCTACCGACTGCTTCTTGAACTGGCCTTTCGCCTTCCCAGGGCAAGGGAGGAACGCAGGGTCAGGAGatcccctttccccagctcagcagcccctgcgcagtgctggctggggaggacaGCAGCCTCCACAGCTGAGTTCATTGGTGGTGCTCATCATCAGCTAGTagggctgggcacaggtgggAAGGTCTCCTGTCTGggtgcctgccccagccacacagTCACCCTCCTGTCCCCAGAAGGAAGGGCAACGTTATCCTGATATCCAGGTCGGGAAACGGAGGCACAGCCCCGGTGAGCTACACTGGCTCATGCATGGAATTGAAGTCAGGCCCCATGAGTCTAGGGGAGTGCCCTGCCCACTAGGCCACCCTTCCCCAGTAGAGCATGGGtgagccccagcccccccggcctGGTGTTcagtgcctgggagagggagggcagagtGCAGCCCCAGGTGAGGCTGTGCACCATGCCAGCGCAGGGGTGTGAAAATGGctcaaggtcccctcccctggcctggggGCTCACCTTAACCATGATCTCCACGCGGCTGTGGGAGAACTTCTCGATGACCGACTCAATCCAGATGAGGGGCTTCACCTTTCCACAGGGAGAGACAGCGCAGtcaggcacacacaccccaggaAGCAGGGCATGGAGTTACTCAGGGTCCCCCCAGGCAGAGCCAGAgagggaacccaggagccctcaccctcctctatccaccagcccccactcccctcccagagccagaagagaacccaggagtcctggctcccagccgtaCTCCCCCTAGCACCAGACGTGCCCGGCGCCAGGCCCGCCCCTGCCCACCTGCGTGTTAAGCCGGTAGGACATGAGCTCAAAGTCTCCATCGGGCGGGACGAAGGAGATGGTGCGGTCGTTGTCAAAGCGGGACAGACGGACGCACTGGTGGAACTTCACATCCTCCAGCTCCACGGACTTGTTCTTGCCCCCTGGAACACCGAGCAGAGgggggagctgcggggagggcaGCGAAAGGCCTTCGGGGACAGCTGGaccctgggagccccacacacgCTAGCAGCCTACTGGTCTATAATATGAAACTGAAAACCAAGGCACAGTTTATTGTAGGACCTACAATAACTCAAGGGGGCAGCCAATGTTCCTGTAAGACGAGCCCCAGGGCAGCCGCCCAAGAGATGCCCAAATTATGCCCAGTGGCTTAGCAGAGAGCCAGCACCCACGTCTCCAGTGCTGGTGCACCTCCACGCTTGCCTTGGCAGGAGAGGGAGTTCCCCCCCTAGGTGTACTGGGGGTGCAGACAGCCCCCGCAATGGTGCTCTCTGCCCAGGCAGGAGGGGCACAGCGGGGCCCCCAGGTACTCACGCCCTGTCAGCTCGAAGAGCACGCGGTCGTTGAGGCCCAGGCGCAGCTCAGGCATACCGGAGAGGAACACCTTCAGCTTGATGGTGCCCACGATCTCGCTGAGCAGCACGCTGCCGTTGCTGTtcacctgggggcgggggcaggggcaggggcagtgaggACCAGCGTCCCCCATACACTGAGCACTGGCGCAGCCACCCGGGGAGAGTCGGGGCCGCACAGCTGGGGAGCGGAGCGCCACCGGCGTGGGGCACATCACACGCGCCTCTGGGCAcggaacaaaatgtattccccaCATGATGGAAAACAACGAGTGAGACCCCCCAGGAGGGCCCCTCTCCCATGCTGACTTGAGAGCTAGACACATGCTTGGTGCTGTCGGGCTCTGCCCCCCGGGGCCTGCGGCAGCCCCAACACATGCAGCACtccaggcaggcaggggcagggagcccaggcagccgctggccaagcagggagcccaggctggagctggcTCTAGCTGGGGGCAtctctctgcccccgcccccggctgtgCTCACCAGCAGGTTCACCGACTCGATGACATCGATGAAGACCTCGTTCTTCTTGTACTTGATGCCCTCGGAGCGCCAGGAGACAGCGTTGGTGACGGTGGGGGGCACCTGGGACTTGCTGCTCTCCAGCTTGTTCCCTTGCTGGGTGATGTACCTGGGGGCAAGGCCCATTCAGAAGAGCCCATCTTCTCCCCGGCAGAGAGATCCCATCGCCCCTccggccagccccacacacccagcaggaACCTCTCGGGATCAGTCTCCATTTCCGGAGCTTCTCCGTGCACTTTGTTTCCACTGGCTACCTTCCCGGGGCTGGCCCTGTCCCTGGCTCCCCTGTTCCCCGGACACTGAGCACTTGGCAggcccaggtgctgcccagctcatcagcagagcacccacagccggcagccgtGGTGGGGAAGTCCGCACATGCCTCCATGCACAGAGCACTTATGCCACACACGGATGGAACAGGCCCGGCCCAGACCCGTGGCTCAGCTGGCCCCGGCAGGTTACTCACTCCCGCAGGATTTTGCTGTCGGTCGTCTGGGGGAACCCGAAATCCATGAGCTCATCCAGCAGCTCGTAGATGATGACGAAGTTGTCTCGGAtgctctcctcctccagctccttgaAGTACTCGGAGaacacctgggggagggggcaggagcgtCAGCCCCTTCAGACCTCCCCCTCGCTCAGCCACCTCTGCCCAGGGGCCCGGCAGGACCACAACCCCCTGTGCCCCTGGAGTAACACGCGGCCCAGCTGGAGCTCGGGGGACCTGTGATCTGTTCAGGGATCACACCGAGCTGGGTGAGCCCGAGCAGGAGGGGGGACCCACAGAGCTCTTGGTTCCAGAATCCAGCACAGTTGCAATGTCCAGAGATTTGCTGCCAGCCCCTCCAGATGTCTGGTtctcccagcctctccctgctccccactcaaGGGCCTGGCAGGGCCTGGAGACAGGTGAGCATGTGACACAGAAGCTGcagcctgtcccccagcaggaggcccccccaggcagcaccccaggcccagcctccctGCACCACTCACCTCCACCACCTTGTAGAGGAAGGCGTAGACCAGTGAGGCATTGGCGTTCTTCATGGTGGTGGCCACCACTGCAGGGCGGGTTAAGGGAAGGGGCTCACCCGGGGAGCAGGTGCCCTGTTGTGCCCACGCACCCACCCCTTGCCCCCAGAGGGATCCCCACCCACGGGAGAGGGCTTGGGTGGGGCTAGCCAGCGGTTTGGGGAtcaggggagccagagctcagggGCCTCCCATCTGGGCGGGGCCCGATCCAGGCCAGGGGCAGCCAGTAGGATACGGTACAGGTTGGTGTGCTTAATCCAGAGGAAGTGGACTTTGCCATGGCTCAGCAGCGGCGTCAGGgccccctcctcttccttctgcatCAGCAGTGGCATGAAGTGGTCGATCTCCGCCATGCTCACGTCCCCCTTGTAATTCCGGCTGATCAGCGGCTGCAGAACAGACCGGCCAAAGGTGTCTGGGGACAGGCCGAGGgagacccctccctgccccccccacagggacccctccccacaccccacaggggagcaccagccctgcccccgcctcccccagGAAACTTCCCCCCCACTTCCAGCACAGGCCCAGAACTCTGTAGCTTTCCATTGCTccaggccacaggctggggactgtccgtggggggggggacagcgagcccccccacagccacctgACAGCCCGTCCAGAGCTTCTTGTCCCCCCGTCCGCCCCGGGTACAGCTGGAGCCGCGGAtctggctggggggtggctggACCCCCTGGCTGCGGCTTCCCAGGaccccccacctgtccccctcCAGCTCACCTACTCGTCAGAGTGGGGGAGGGACTAGAGCCTGGGTTCCCCCCCGGCTCTCGGCCTTAGTACAGGCCTAagccccggactcctgggttccaggcCCAGGCCGGGCTGCGGGGCCATGGGCTCGTCCCCTGGGCCGGGGATCGGGGCCGCAGGGCTCACCTTGCCTTTGAGGTCCAGGACAAAGACCGCGGAGGCGGACATGATCCGGCCGAGCTGCGGcgtcctccttcctggctcccgcaGAGCCACCTGGGCCAGGTGAGGGAGCTGCGCCCACAGGTGAGCTGCCCTTAAAGGGGAAGTGCCACCGCTCCGCCGACAGAGAGGCCCCcccgggggaggggcactgggccAGAGCGCGGCCGTGCCTCCCcacctggggctgccccccagccgctGCAGGGCCCGAGCTGGCCTGGGCCCTGGGCCGCCTCTCCCGGGGGCGGAAGGGTCCTGTCCAgcaactccccccgccccagtgcctAGCCCGGCCCTaagctgctccccctgctcagcacgcggggtgggggcagcagagccCACGTGGGGGGCGGAGTCTGGGGGCATtgtggaaggggggtgggtgaaggggggcaggaaagggcagcagcccctcccccaacgcctggccctgctctggcctgccacGAATTCCGCAGGCCGGGAGACAAtgggctggcctgggccagcagggccagggccacctCCTCCGTGCCGGGCTGTGCTGCAGGTCTCTGACTCGGACTCCAGGCGCCAAAGGCGGCTTgttgcagggcaggaggcagaagGACATGGGTGCCCGGGAATGCAtagggccactggggccagctacAGCTGGGCGCCAAGGGAGCCCATGTGTCTGAGTCCCTCTCCTGTGGAAGATTCTCAAAGGAGCATCTAGAAGCCTGATCAGCATTGGAGAGCCCTGGtaccaggcgctgcccagaccccggctgagatcagggctccgtcgggccaggcgctgcccagacacacCATGAAAGTCCATAAATACCCAAAGGCCTGGTGAGAAAATAGAGGCCCAGGGCGGGATGCTTCTTGCCCActctgccagcagggccaggaacagaacccaggtgtccggagTCTCAGCCCAGCACTCCACCCATTAGCCCTCTCTGTCTGTGATGcactgtggcaggtgctgggtcTGCCAGCTCCCTCCGTGGCCCAGCCGTGGCCTGGCGCTCCCTGGGGTTCCTCACTCTGGCTTCTAGGGAGGCAGGAACAGCCTCCCCCAGCCGTCTCCGCGACCTCAGCAGAGACCTGCTCCCCCATGGCAGGAGGCCCTGCTTCGCcagccagggaggggctgcctctGGGTGCTGTCACCACTCCGGAGCCCCTTGTGTGCAGAGCCATCGCTGTGTTTGGGGAGCTGGGTGTGCCCATGCTGTGCCAGGTGTGGCGCTCCTGGAGGGTCCCTGCTCTGCCCGTCGGGCACTGCCACACAGGGGCCTGATTCCATTATAAAACCCAAcggaggtgggggagcagagcccagccctgaggctggTAGTGTGGGCGGGGGTCCCTTGCCCTTGTGGGcgtctggctgggctgctgctccagggtctCGGCTGTGCTCTGAGCATCTcctccctggcaccagccctATGGAGGGACCCCAGCATCCAGGCCCCAGGTTCCCTTGTACCTGAGCTGTCTTCCAGGCTAATGGGGCGCCCGGATCCTGAAAGCAAAGATGCCCCTCAGGCTGGCAGGACCCACCCCCTTCCCAAGCCAGCAGGGCCTGGTCCCCCCGCACTTTCCTGAGGGATCCCAAGCCCACGGGCTGGAAGGGAAGCAAGTCGAGACATGTTTCCCGAGCAAGGAGGCAGGGAGCGCTGGTGTGTCCTCTCAGGGACCCAGGGAACCTGTTTCCACTGATGTGCTCTGCTGTGCCTgatccccaggggctgggggtgctttgGTGGAGtcagagaggtgggggggaccACGGGGTGCTGGGACCAGTGAagggctggcagcacagagcagagacggggcagggagggaggatgggCTGGTGGCTGAGGCGCTGGGGTCAGACCCAAGAGATCTAGAGACTGTTCTGAGCTCTGCCCCCAACTCTCCTGGGGACCCTTGGGCCTGTCCCTGCATCTCTCCCTCTGTTAAATACGGAGGAGGGTCCTGCTGTTCTTTGCTCGGCCTGGGCTGTC
This sequence is a window from Carettochelys insculpta isolate YL-2023 chromosome 29, ASM3395843v1, whole genome shotgun sequence. Protein-coding genes within it:
- the AP1M2 gene encoding AP-1 complex subunit mu-2, producing the protein MSASAVFVLDLKGKPLISRNYKGDVSMAEIDHFMPLLMQKEEEGALTPLLSHGKVHFLWIKHTNLYLVATTMKNANASLVYAFLYKVVEVFSEYFKELEEESIRDNFVIIYELLDELMDFGFPQTTDSKILREYITQQGNKLESSKSQVPPTVTNAVSWRSEGIKYKKNEVFIDVIESVNLLVNSNGSVLLSEIVGTIKLKVFLSGMPELRLGLNDRVLFELTGRGKNKSVELEDVKFHQCVRLSRFDNDRTISFVPPDGDFELMSYRLNTQVKPLIWIESVIEKFSHSRVEIMVKAKGQFKKQSVANGVEISVPVPSDVDSPKFKTSIGSAKYMPEKNVVIWSIKSFPGGKEFLMRAHFGLPSVEKEEVEGRPPIAVRFEIPYFTVSGIQVRYMKIIEKSGYQALPWVRYITQSGAYQLRT